A section of the Parachlamydiales bacterium genome encodes:
- a CDS encoding mechanosensitive ion channel domain-containing protein: MHLIRYIFLVWICLQSPVEGVLSIDDLIATSTDKKKEEWEQPQNPATLNPSWWDYYTVGGEDLEKRINASKDYFTHLSDIAPEENREEINGYIQKILINLDALPKLRAQTIPKFQPTPFLDEYTLDQLLDIVSKRKQLEALSSEESKELQQDQDRAKKVKHHIDVLLAGYIDLKSQNVQKEIAGLEMMSLRIALAISEENIRLMGERTAQYHDEIVHLKNETAYAKGRLNVGSVNISQLNKDLAIAQDTLKHAQDLALNSEMNALGIVGDDHLERAVNFMQLQRSVLDNAKEALAQANVIFISAKRALVHLLEDSAEAPQNELTEDLTAWQGELKFIKDQVEDWISKTEQENDRSMLPITLAEDAPLAQVKEKDRIQQLRTKTVQETIEVLNQLKLKLNFDELLIRDINERMQKKEGAAFSWFYAVLGFVEECCQPIYGWLYTPLLKIGGVPLTVVSLLRLILIIGLTYGLSLLLRRILNRANKSKMHMTDASVFIIDRMVHYLVLIIGFALALASIGLSLSSLAIILGALSVGIGFGLQNIVNNFFSSLIIMFSRTLKVGDVIEINDNSYGQVTAINVQNTVIHTNDGIDVVIPNSEIMSSRLVNWTLNDNFRRVHIPFSVAYGTDKELVTKAAIEAAEKVPCTVKNASYVKEPQVWMVGFGDCAINFELVVWVNVYGFGHRGSMKASYLWELDNALAKYKIVVPFPQREIKIIRASDLNDDELHKVVPVEGLGIKNAN; the protein is encoded by the coding sequence ATGCATTTAATTCGATATATATTTCTAGTGTGGATTTGTTTGCAATCCCCCGTAGAGGGGGTTCTTTCAATCGACGATTTAATAGCTACTTCTACAGACAAAAAGAAGGAAGAATGGGAACAGCCCCAAAATCCTGCAACCCTCAATCCTAGTTGGTGGGATTATTATACTGTAGGGGGAGAAGACTTAGAAAAGAGAATAAATGCTTCTAAAGACTATTTCACCCATTTAAGTGACATTGCTCCGGAAGAAAACCGTGAAGAGATCAACGGATATATTCAGAAGATCCTTATTAATTTAGATGCGCTTCCAAAGCTTCGTGCACAAACAATACCGAAATTTCAACCCACACCTTTTCTCGATGAATACACTTTAGACCAGCTTCTAGATATTGTATCTAAAAGGAAACAGCTGGAAGCATTGTCCTCTGAAGAATCTAAGGAGCTTCAACAAGATCAAGATAGAGCAAAAAAGGTCAAACACCACATTGATGTACTATTAGCAGGCTATATTGATTTGAAATCACAAAATGTTCAGAAAGAGATTGCTGGCCTTGAAATGATGTCTCTGCGGATCGCCTTGGCTATTTCCGAGGAAAATATTCGTTTAATGGGGGAAAGGACAGCGCAATACCATGATGAGATTGTCCATCTAAAAAATGAGACTGCCTATGCAAAAGGGCGCTTGAATGTAGGTTCCGTAAATATTTCTCAACTGAATAAAGATTTAGCCATCGCACAGGATACGTTGAAGCATGCTCAAGATTTAGCATTGAACTCTGAAATGAATGCTTTGGGTATAGTAGGGGATGATCATCTAGAAAGAGCTGTCAACTTTATGCAGCTGCAGAGGTCAGTTCTAGATAACGCTAAAGAGGCATTAGCTCAGGCGAATGTGATTTTTATCAGTGCCAAACGTGCGCTTGTTCATTTGCTGGAGGATTCTGCAGAAGCTCCCCAAAATGAATTGACAGAAGATTTGACCGCCTGGCAGGGGGAACTTAAGTTTATCAAAGATCAGGTAGAGGACTGGATAAGTAAAACGGAACAAGAGAATGACCGCTCAATGCTGCCCATTACGCTTGCTGAAGATGCTCCTCTAGCTCAAGTAAAAGAGAAGGACAGAATCCAGCAGTTACGAACGAAAACTGTTCAAGAAACTATTGAGGTCTTAAACCAGCTTAAATTGAAGCTTAACTTTGATGAGTTGTTGATCAGAGATATCAATGAGAGAATGCAGAAAAAAGAAGGAGCAGCTTTTTCATGGTTCTATGCTGTGTTAGGGTTTGTGGAGGAATGCTGCCAACCTATCTACGGATGGTTGTATACGCCTTTGCTTAAAATTGGCGGTGTACCTTTAACAGTCGTTAGCTTGCTAAGGCTAATTCTAATTATAGGTTTAACCTACGGTTTATCCTTATTGCTGAGAAGGATTTTAAATAGAGCTAATAAAAGTAAAATGCATATGACGGATGCTTCCGTGTTTATTATTGACCGTATGGTGCATTATCTGGTGTTGATCATTGGATTTGCTTTAGCATTAGCATCTATAGGTTTAAGTTTAAGTAGTTTAGCGATAATTTTAGGCGCGTTGAGCGTCGGTATCGGATTCGGCTTGCAGAATATTGTGAACAACTTTTTCAGCAGCCTCATCATCATGTTTTCTCGCACTCTTAAAGTTGGCGACGTCATAGAAATAAATGATAACAGCTATGGCCAGGTAACAGCAATCAATGTGCAGAACACTGTGATCCATACAAATGACGGAATCGATGTTGTCATTCCTAACTCGGAGATAATGAGCAGCCGCCTAGTGAACTGGACATTGAATGATAACTTCCGCCGTGTGCACATTCCCTTCTCCGTAGCTTATGGCACAGATAAAGAACTTGTGACAAAAGCCGCCATAGAAGCAGCTGAAAAGGTTCCTTGCACAGTGAAAAATGCTTCGTATGTGAAGGAACCTCAAGTTTGGATGGTAGGATTTGGCGACTGTGCCATTAATTTTGAACTCGTTGTCTGGGTCAACGTTTATGGGTTTGGACATAGAGGTTCCATGAAAGCTTCCTATCTTTGGGAATTAGATAATGCCTTAGCTAAGTACAAAATTGTCGTACCTTTTCCACAACGCGAAATAAAAATCATTAGAGCTAGTGATCTAAATGACGATGAATTACACAAAGTCGTACCGGTAGAAGGGCTTGGCATTAAAAATGCAAATTAA
- a CDS encoding hemolysin family protein — protein MSFITLALATVVLLIGTFFLSLFSTAFRRVHKKSSQKLLKSIGNRFFYRSIHNTFFDKHEYEGIFFGIICTLNVIRFAYAAFAILLMVDLGVFPIEKIVNAELPQDSLSLFWGIILLLVFVIASFLVGDYIPRVLGTRSSEWALRFSAPIASFFMTLVFPITFIFLTVLQKLSRSVYFDHLHEPTAQTKQEIIDMVQETDMTDSLDNQDKKLISSVLKFKEHLAREIMVPRVDVFGITVETSIKDAASALHGEGYSRVPVYKGNLDNIIGILMYKDVLQKYMEYEQSGNDEKILAASVETIMKAPLYTPETKKISNLLQEFRKKQVHIAIVVDEYGGTEGLVTIEDILEQIVGEIADEYDEEEESFFTQTEGGWIVDARMSIMDAEEQLGIRIPQDGDYDTIGGYIYHVAGTIPSRGFAIHHDEFELVVLRSSERLVEKVRIKPTPGSELDEYDEE, from the coding sequence TTGTCTTTCATCACTTTAGCTTTAGCTACAGTTGTGTTGTTGATTGGTACGTTTTTCTTGTCCCTCTTCAGTACCGCATTTCGAAGAGTCCATAAAAAAAGTTCGCAAAAGTTACTGAAAAGTATTGGAAACCGCTTTTTCTATCGATCTATCCATAATACATTTTTCGATAAACATGAATATGAAGGCATTTTCTTCGGTATTATCTGTACTCTGAATGTGATTCGTTTTGCCTATGCTGCCTTCGCTATCCTGCTGATGGTGGATCTGGGAGTATTTCCTATCGAAAAGATCGTCAATGCCGAACTGCCCCAAGACTCTTTGTCCTTATTCTGGGGGATTATTCTCCTTCTTGTCTTCGTGATCGCTTCCTTTTTAGTGGGCGATTATATTCCTCGCGTACTGGGAACCCGCTCCTCCGAGTGGGCCTTACGCTTTAGCGCGCCCATCGCAAGCTTTTTCATGACGCTTGTCTTTCCGATTACTTTTATTTTCTTGACCGTCCTGCAAAAATTGTCCCGCTCTGTCTACTTTGACCATTTGCACGAGCCTACAGCTCAAACGAAGCAAGAAATCATCGACATGGTCCAAGAGACGGATATGACGGATAGCCTGGATAATCAGGATAAAAAGCTCATTTCCTCTGTCCTTAAGTTTAAAGAACATTTAGCACGTGAAATTATGGTTCCGCGTGTCGATGTTTTTGGAATTACTGTGGAGACGAGTATTAAAGATGCGGCCAGTGCGCTGCATGGAGAAGGGTATAGCCGTGTTCCAGTCTACAAGGGTAATCTGGACAATATCATCGGCATTCTGATGTATAAAGATGTCCTCCAAAAATACATGGAATATGAGCAAAGTGGTAATGACGAGAAAATTCTCGCTGCTTCAGTCGAAACTATCATGAAAGCGCCATTATATACTCCCGAGACAAAGAAAATCTCCAACCTCCTGCAGGAATTCCGTAAAAAACAGGTTCACATTGCTATTGTTGTGGATGAGTATGGCGGGACTGAAGGTTTAGTTACCATTGAAGACATTCTAGAACAGATTGTAGGTGAAATAGCTGATGAATATGATGAGGAAGAAGAATCCTTTTTCACTCAAACGGAAGGCGGCTGGATCGTTGACGCTAGAATGAGCATCATGGATGCTGAAGAGCAATTGGGGATCAGAATTCCACAAGATGGGGATTACGATACTATCGGCGGCTATATCTATCACGTGGCCGGAACGATTCCATCGCGAGGTTTCGCAATCCATCATGATGAATTTGAGCTTGTAGTACTCCGTTCCAGCGAGCGCCTAGTCGAGAAGGTACGCATCAAGCCCACACCTGGGTCTGAACTGGATGAGTACGACGAGGAGTAG
- the ybeY gene encoding rRNA maturation RNase YbeY — protein MDINSVTIDVVDEQNDFVIQPEQVKAIVKEVVLFEGQRFNEVAVFFITNEKMCEMHAEFFDDPSPTDCISLPMDEEEGDGYRHLGEIFVCPFTAKEFVSLHGGSCEEEVTLYIVHGLLHLMGYDDIDETDEAAMRTAEARHLMHLKERGLCLSSL, from the coding sequence ATGGATATAAACAGCGTTACGATCGATGTTGTCGATGAACAGAACGATTTCGTTATACAGCCGGAACAGGTAAAAGCTATAGTTAAGGAAGTGGTACTCTTTGAGGGTCAAAGATTTAACGAAGTGGCAGTGTTTTTTATCACCAATGAAAAGATGTGTGAAATGCATGCAGAATTTTTCGACGACCCATCACCTACAGACTGCATCTCATTACCTATGGATGAAGAAGAAGGCGACGGTTATCGTCACCTGGGAGAAATTTTTGTCTGTCCTTTTACCGCTAAAGAATTCGTTTCGTTACACGGAGGCTCTTGCGAAGAAGAGGTGACTTTATATATTGTGCATGGATTACTTCATCTTATGGGGTATGACGATATTGACGAAACCGACGAAGCAGCTATGCGTACTGCAGAAGCTCGTCATTTAATGCATTTGAAGGAGAGGGGACTTTGTCTTTCATCACTTTAG
- a CDS encoding small basic protein, with translation MSRHPSFGKASKSVKKRNVLKRFERVDALKKLGHWDEKTQKRVTGLPKTKVA, from the coding sequence ATGTCCAGACATCCAAGCTTTGGAAAAGCAAGTAAATCAGTAAAAAAACGCAATGTACTTAAGCGTTTTGAGCGTGTTGACGCTCTGAAAAAATTAGGCCATTGGGACGAAAAGACCCAAAAACGCGTCACCGGTTTGCCAAAAACAAAAGTGGCATAG